The sequence GCAATCAGTATCTCTTCTAAATCAATATCGAGCACTTTGGACAGAGAGTGAGCAATCTCATATGTGGGAGTGCGGTCTCCTTTCTCAAGCGCATTTATGAGAGACTTAGAAGCTTTCACGCCCTCTCTATCTTGAAGAAGTCTTGAAACAGAACTCATCGAAAGCCCGAGCTCTTTCCTTTGTTTAGAAACAAGTTCAGAAAAGGATTTCATTTGCCCTCCTAGAAAGAGCATACAATACTTGTGGACATTTGTGAATCCTTCTTCAAGATTTACCCAGGGGTCGTTTCTTCGATCTTCGATCCCGGTAACTTACCAACTCTACCTTAGCCTACCGGGCAATAACCGCACCCT comes from Actinomycetota bacterium and encodes:
- a CDS encoding helix-turn-helix transcriptional regulator, translating into MKSFSELVSKQRKELGLSMSSVSRLLQDREGVKASKSLINALEKGDRTPTYEIAHSLSKVLDIDLEEILIAAYLSRKDHFVKRESDYIDDLTNAKDLTDIDAYRIVNKAQQRR